CTGCTGATACGGCCGCAGCGCCCAGCCGTTCTCGTCCAGCTCGATCGGATGCGCCTCGCCGTCCACGTAGCCGGCCAGGTCCTCGGCGGGCCAGCCCAGCTTGAGCAGCGTCTGCTTGATCTGCCCGCGCTCCGAGGGGTGCACCACGACCGAATCCGGGTCCAGCCGCGCCCCGACCAGCGGCTGCACCTTCTTCGAGCGCAGGATCTCCTCCAGCACCGGGCGGTCGGTGGTGGTCAGCACCAAGCCGTGCGCGGGGTGCTTGGTGAGCGTCAGCCGCCCGTAGCGGGACATCGTCTCGGCGATGTCGACCAGCAGCGCATGCGGCACCGGGTACCGCGAGAACTGCACCAGCGCGTCGACGACCTGCTCGGCGTCGTGCCCGGCCGCCCGCGCGTTCCACAGCCCGAGCGGCGTCACCCGGTAGGTATGGATGTGCTCCGGCGCCCGCTCCAGCTCGGCAAAGGGCGCGATGGCCCGCCGGCAGGCGTCCGCCAGCTCATGGTCCACCTCCAGCAGCAGCGTTTTGTCGCTCTGGACGATGAGGGGTCCGTTCACGCGCCTCGCCTTTCACTTCCCGGCCTTCGGCCGCCTGCACCGGCCGCGGGCCCGGGTCGTCGATCACCGGCCCACGGTCTCGGCCGCAGATGCGGCCAAACGTCCAGTCTGCCCTACCGGCTGCGTTTGGGGCGAGGCGTGCTTCACACCGGTTTGCGGACCGGCCGCTGAGGAGAGTGCGGGAAGCCTATTCATGGCCTCGTTCGCCGAACTCGGCAGATAGATCCCTTGTGGAATACTCGTGAGCCAACTCTCTGCCGGTCCATGTGGTGAATGCGACCTTTTGATTCCCTTCTTCGTCTATAAATGGGTGGCCGATGGAAAAGCTGCGCCCTTCATTATCTGCCATCAGGCGGTGAAGCGTTGCCATCTCGGTGGTCTGCGGACGCTCACCAAGCTGTTTACGTCACGTGCCAGCTCACGGGCTTCCTGGCTGTCATCCGCAGGGATGTAGGGCACCGCCCCAAGCTGCACGCTGATACGTGGCTCCTCCGTGCTGAAGCGGACGTCATCCAAGTCAGCTCGCTCGTTCTCGTAGCCGAGGAGGCCGACGTAAACAATCGCCGGAACCAGTTGCGTGGCATTCAGCCGAGGTAGGGCGGTGCGCAGTGCTCGCGGTGCCGCAAATAGTGCTCCAGCCGTAGCCGTTGAGTGTGGTGCATGGGCAGTATGTCGATCTCGGCCGGAGGCACGAAGCGGAGGTCCGTGGACTCGTCCGAGATGGTGAGAGAACCGCCGGTGATCCGGGCGGTGAAGCAGACATTGAACTGCCGCCGTACCTCGCCGTCGGAGTAGGCGATCACATGCCGGGGGTCCGTATACGTGCCGACGAGCCCGGTGATCTCCACGTCGAAGCCGGTCTCCTCCTTGACCTCTCGTACGGCGGCGCCCGGCAGCGAATCCGCCATCTCCATGCCGCCGCCCGGCAGGGCCCACAGCCCGCTGTCCCGCCGCCGTTGGAGCAGCACCTCCCCGCCGGTATTCGTCACGACCGCGGACGCGGCGACGACGAGGCTGTTGGGCTCGGGGGCTTCGGGGTCGTCGAAGTACTCGGTCCGGGCCATGGTTCAGTCCTCCTGCACGGGCGTCGCTGTTGCCCACACGGCGTCGAAGCTCGATGCGTACGTGTCGTACATCCCACCCTTGCCGCTGCGCCGCAGGTGCCAGACGGGCGCTGCGTAGGCGTTGACACCCCAGAGGTGGCTGTTCACCAGCGCCTGGTCGTCAGCGAGGTAGATGCTGTTGTAGAGGGTCGTGGCGTGCGTACGCAACTCAACCCCGGGAACGCCGGTAAGCGGCCTGTAGTGCATCAATGCCAGTCGGCAACGCGATTCGATGCCATGGCCGAACTTCTCTTCCTGTCCGCGTTGTTGCACATGAGGGCTGTCGGCGTCCCCGATGGCAATCCTGACGGTGCATCCTTCGGCGGCGCGCTCTTGCAAAAGGCCGGTGAGGCGCGGGTAGGCCTCGTGCAGAAAGACTGCCGCGTAAACGAGGACATCGACGCGTTCTCGGGCTTGCGAGAGGAGATCCACAAAGACGGATACCGGCAAATCGGCCCGCTTGTCGTAGAGCGCGATCAGCTCCGGGCTGACGGCCCGGGCCGCCCGTGGCTGACGCAAGGATGGCCAGAGTGCGTGCACGTCTTCCCCTAACTTCTCGGCCGCTCGAAACGCGGTCGTACGGCGTGGCGTGCGGCCGAGGTTGACCCAGCGTTCCACGGACTTGGTGTCCACTTCCGTTGCTTCGGCCAGGGCGGCATGAGTCCATCCGCCTGACGCCATCGCGGCTCGAAGTCTTTCGTTGGGCATGCAGTCTCTCCCTGTGCGAGGGGACGTTGCCAGGGACGTTCTGCCGGAAGCGGGACGTCCCGAAGTGTGGTTTGGCGGTGGTTTCGCCGTCCTGGGTGACAGCCGGAAGCTCGGTGGCATGGAAAAGGACGAGCAGAGCACTGAGGTGACCACCGCGCGACTGCTGCCATGGCGGTCGCCGGAAGGCAAACGATGCGTACTGATCACGGACAACGAAGGTGGTCTGCTGTCGCATGTCGCGGGCGAGATGAAGCGGGTTCAACTCGCCATGGGAGCGGAGCTTCTGGACCATGCCGCCGCGCTGCTCGCTGACAGCGCGGCGACGGAAGACCAACTGCGATACCTGGCCTGTCGGCTTGCTGAGGCGCCGGCAGACACGCTCAGCATTGCGGAAGGCCGAGGCGACCGCCGTTCGTGACGGGGCTGACGCCGGTGGCGCGGAACAGGCGCAGCACCGTCAGTGATGGTGGCCGGGGAGGGGCCGCCTCGCCACCCCTCAGACCGAGTCGTCCGCCAGTTCCGCGACTCCCGTGATCCGGTGCAGCGGATAGGTCCGCACCTCGTCGGAGGTGTGGTCGTAGGCCGTCACGAAGCCGCCTTCGACGCGTACCGGCGCGATGACGCGCTGGCTGGCGGCGCCGTCGGCGTTGACGTAGCCGATCCACAGGGCGGAGTGGGTCAGCACCGCGGCCTGCATGGTGGCAAGGGTCTCGGCGGAGGTGGTGCGGGGGAGGGCGCCGGGGGCGGCCGGAGCGGGGGCGCGGACGGGCTTGCGTTCCGCGGTGGCGGCGAGGTCGCCGGCGCGGATGGCACGTACCGCCGCGGTGAGCAGGGTCGCGTCGGGGGCCGGCGGGCCGTCGGGCACCGGGGTGGGGGCGGTGCGCGGCGGGGTGCGGTAGGTGTCGGCGCGGGCGATCAGCACGTCGCCCGCGGTGGACTCGGCGGCCGGGGCGTAACCCATCGCCCGCAGGCCGTCGAGGAGTTGGTCGGGGGCGGTCTGGGCGGCGAGCACGGTCGGGGCGAGCCGGCGCAGCCGGAGGGTGGCGGCGCGGCGGTCGGCAAGGATCTCGGAGAGCAGGGCGTCGTCGTCGCAGCGGACGTAGGCGGTGGCCGCGCCGACCCGCAGTCGGCCGTGCTTACGGGCCACGTCGTCGATGAGGTAGGCGAGCGGCTGGGGGACCGGGGTGCGGGAGTGGGCGGTGAGGAATTCCTGCAGTTCGACGGCGGAGCGGCCGGCGTCCAGGGCACGGCGTACCGAGGCGGGGGTGAAGCGGTAGACCGTCGCGCCGCCCTTGGACTCGATGTCGGCGAGGACGCCGAGCGCGTCGGCGAGCGGGCGGTGCAGCGGGCCGGGGGCGACGGCGGTCAGGTCCGCCTGGAGGAGGACGTGGTCGACGGGTTCGGGGAGGAGGGGGGCGAGGAGCGCGGCGGCGCGGCTCGCGGCGGCGTCGGTGTCCGCGGGGGGAGGGGCCGCGCCGGGCGCGGCGGAGGAGGCCGCGGCGGACTGCGAGGTGGTGTCGGCCGAGGTGGCGTCGATCAGTGCGCGGCCGTGGGTGGAGAGTGCGCCGCGGCCGGTCACGCCCAGCAACTCGGCCTCGGTCAGCGTCCATTGCGCGAGACGCGAGCGGAGGTCGTCGGCGGGGGCGGAGCCGGCGGGACCGGGCGCCGGGCCGGCGGGGCCGGCGGACGGTACGCCGCCTTCGACGGCCCCGGCCCCGGCCCCGGTCGCGGCCCCGGTCGCGGCCCCGGCCCCGGCCCCAGCCCCGGCCCCGGCCCCGGCCCCGGCCCCGGCCGGCGTCCGGCCCGTGGCCGGTGCCGGGACCTGGCCCGCGGCCCCGGCGCTGCGCAGCGGACGCTCCCACTGCAGCCGGGAGCGGACCGCCGCCGCCGGTACGGCGGTGCCGGGCGGCAGGCCGGCGAGGAGGGCGAGGGCGCGGCGGCGGACCTCGGGGGCGGGGGAGCGGTCGAGGTGCGGGCCGAGGGCGGCCAGCGCGCGGCCCTTGGCATCGGCGCTGCCGACGAGGCCCGCGGCGCGGGTCGCGGAGAGCCAGGCGGCCGCCAGCACGGCCCAGCGCTCGTGGTCGGGCAGCTGCAGCCACTCCTCGGCGGCCGGGGTGGCCGCGAACCGCTCGTCGGCCTCACCGTCGGAGGCGATCAGCCCGGCCCCGTAGGCGAGTTCGAGCCAGAAGGCGGCCAGCTGCTCGGTGGTGTCCAGGGCGGTGGCGGTGCGCTTGAGATCGCGGACGCTCATCCCGCCGGCGCGCAGGACACCAGGCCCGCCCAGGTCCCACTCCTTGAGCAGTTCCTCGACGGTCGCCAGCGCGGTGAACGCCTGACTCGCGGCGGCGTTGTCCACAAGCTGTGGATCGCGCTCCGTGACGGGGGAGAGCGCGGGCGGGACCGGCTCGGGGGTGCGATGGGCGCGCCCGGCGCGCAGATGGAGCGCCGCCTCGCGCGGCAGGACGACGTTGCGGGCGCCCGCCGGGAGCAGCAGGCCCCGGTCCAGCAGCCACTGCAGATGCGGGGCCGGACGGTCGGTGACCCCGCCGTACGGCGGGCCCCACAGCAGCTTGTCGAGGACGGCGACGGATTCGGCGGGCGCGGTGTCGAGCAGCGCCGCCATCCGGGCGCGGTCGGAGAACAGGGCGGACAGCGCGGCGACCGCGGTGACCGGGTCGTGGGTGGCGGGCAGCCCGGCCGCGGCGATGATCTCCTGCAGCCGCCCCGGCGACATCCCGGCCGCGGCCTCGGCGACGGTCGGCCCCAGCCCGGTCGGCGACGGATGCGCGGCGCTGGGGCTGAGCAGTTCACGGGCCGTACGCACCAGCCGCAGGCGGTCGTCCGGGCCCCACACCAGCGCCTGCGCCCGCAGCTCGGCCACCGCCCTGGGCAGCTCGGCGGCGACCGCCGCGTCCCCGGTGTCCCCGCCCATCAGCGCGCCCAGCGTGTCGTACGGGCACGGGTCGGGCGCCACCGCCAGCGCCTCGGCGGTCTGCAGCACGAACCGGTCGAGCCGTTCCACCGCGCGGACGACCGACGCCCGGGTCCCGGCCCGGGTGGCGAGCTGGGTGACATCGCCCGGCACCGGATTGAGCAGGTCGGGCCGTGCCCGCAGCAGCCCGACGAGCCCGCGGTCGGTGCGGGTCCTGAGCTCCTCGGCGAGGGTGCGGGGTGTACCGGTCATTCGTCCTACGTTAGCGGGGCCGGGCCGGGCGGGGGACCGAGCGGCGGCACGGTATCCACGGAACGCCGCCACGCCACGGGTACGCCACCCCGCCCCGGCCCCCGCGGCCTCCGGCCCGCCGGGCGGCGGAGGCGGTACCGTCGGGGCAGTAACCAGCGGACGCCGCAGGGGATTTCGTGGGGATCGAGAGCGATCAGCTCGTCTATGACTATCTGAGCCGGGTGGGCGACCTGGCCCAGCAGCGGGGACTGCCCTCCGCCACGCGGATGCGGCTGGTCACCGGGCTCCGGGCCGAGATAGACGGACAGCAAGCCGATTCGGTGTCCGGTGTGAAGCGGATTCTGGCGCGGCTGGGGACGCCGGAGGCGGTGGTCGCGGCCGCGGGGAGCAGGGACGACAGGGCGCCGGGCGCGTCCTGGGGCGGCCCGGAGGCAGGGCGCGGCCCGCAGCCGCGGCAGGAGCCGGTGGCCGGGAGCGCCCCGGGGGCCGGTCCTTCCGTGCCGCTCGGCCCGACGCCGCCCGCAGCTCCGTCGTGGCCCGCCGGGACCCCGCGCCCGTGGAGCGCGGCGCGCGACAAGCTCACCGGTCTGGCCCGGCGCGGCGGGCTGACGGGCAAGCCGCCCGCGAACGGCAAGGACGCTCCGCACGGCACGGCCGGCACGGACGGCCCGTACGGCGCGGTGCCCGCCCCGCGCGCCGGTGCGCCTCGGGCCGCGCCGTCCGTCGGCCTGCCACCGCATCTGGCCGGCGCCGACGAGCTGGGAGACGACGGTGACGCGCCCGACTGGTGGCGGGTGGAGCCGGCGCCGTTCGGGCCGGGCGAGACCGTTCCGGGGTTCGTCGGCGGGATCGAGATCCCGGAGATATGGGACCGGCCGGAGAGCGACCGGGTGTCGATGAAGAAGGACGGGGCCGGGGGAGCCGGGGAGCAGGACGCGGAGGAGGACGCGGACGGCGCGGCGCCGGCGGAACGCCCGCTGCGGCGGATGGTCCGGCGGGTGCTCGACCGGCGGCGCGGCGGCGGGCCCGGTGCGGCGCCCGCGGCCGGGGCCGGCGAAGACGTCGTGGTGGTGCCGGCGCGGGCGCCGCTCAGCCCGGTCCTGATGCTGGCCGTGCTGCTGCTGGTGGCCGGTGCGGCGCTGGGGTCGTGGCTCGCGCTGGCGGGCGGCTGGGGGCTCGCGTACGTCTCACGGCGGCTGAGCCGGGCCGAGGCCAAGTTCGCGGCGCTCGGCGTGCCGGGGGCCGTCGTCGGCGGGCTGGTGGTGTGGCTGTGGGGCCGGTTCGACGGGCGCTGGGGCGAGCCGATCGCACAGGGGCGGCTGGGGCAGGAGATGGTCGACGGGCTGCCGGGGGTGGTGCGGGTGGCGGCGGTCGCCTCGGCGCTGTTCCTGGTGTGGCGGATGCGACGGGCGCCGCGATGAGGAGGCCGGGCCGCCAGGGGGCTCGCCCCCGGCCGGAGCGCCCCCCCGGGCCCCAGCCGGGACTAGGGGGAGACACCCCTAGGGACGCCCCAGGGGCCTCCTCCCGGCCGGAACGCGCCCACAGGCACAATGGCAGGCATGGCTGCGCACACTCCGACGGTCGGACTGACGGTCGGCTTTGACCTCGACATGACGCTGATCGACTCCCGTCCGGGCATCAAGGCCGCGTATCTGGAGCTCTCGGCCAGGACCGGCACCGTGATCGACGCCGACCTCGCGGTGAGCCGGCTGGGGCCCCCGCTGGAGGAGGAGATCCGCCAGTGGTTCCCCGCGGAGCGGGTGACGGAGATCGCCGAGCTCTACCGCGCGCTGTACCCGGAGTACGCGATCGCCGCGTCGCCCGCCCTGCCCGGCGCCCGGGAAGCCATCGACGCGGTGCACTCGGCGGGCGGCCGGGCGATCGTGGTGACGGCGAAGTACGAGCCGAACGCCAAGCTGCACCTGGAACACCTCGGCCTCGGCGTGGACGCCCTCTTCGGCTCGCTGTGGGCCGAGCGCAAGGCCGAGGCGCTGCGCACCCACCGGGCACCGGTCTACGTCGGCGATCACACCGGCGACGTCGTGGGGGCGCACACCGCCGGCGCGCTGTCCGTCGCGGTCGCCACCGGCCCGTGCGACGCCGCGGAGCTGCGCGACGCCGGTGCCGAGGTGGTGCTCGCCGACCTGACGGAGTTTCCGTCCTGGCTGGAGCGCTACGTGGCGGACGGGGGCGACGGCGCCGCCACCTGACGGCGCTGAGCGGTGGCGGAACGGATCACTCCGGCCGCCGCGATGAGGAAGCCGAGCCCCATCAGCATGCACAGCCAGTAGAAGACGGACGGCAGCGGTTCGGTCCCGAGGAACAGCGGCGCCACCGTGGCGAGAGTGGCCACTGCGCCAACTAGGAACATGATCGCGCCGATTCGGACCAGCAGATCCCCGGCCTGGGGAGTTTCGTCAGACACCTGACCAGGGTAAGTCGGGGCCAGAAGCACCGAGGATCCACCCGGCGGCGTCTTGTCACCGGCCTTGGGACCATTAGCCTGGGTGATGGCGGGTCCTGCGGCCCGCTGCACTGCTTTCCAGCCCCTCCCCACTCTCGGCTTCGCTCGTCGAGCGGGGGGACACCCACCCGCAGTCTCCGCAGTAGACCCGGCTCCAGATTTCAACGCTTTTTCCAACGAGTACGAGGACGAGGACAGACGTGCCTACCGGCAAGGTCAAGTGGTTCAACAGTGAGAAGGGCTTCGGCTTTCTCTCCCGCGATGACGGCGGTGACGTCTTCGTACACTCGTCGGTGCTGCCCGACGGGGTAGCCGCACTCAAGCCTGGCCAGCGCGTCGAATTCGGCGTCGTCGCGGGCCAGCGCGGCGATCAGGCGCTGACCGTGACGCTCCTCGACCCCGCGCCCTCGGTGGCCGCGGCGCAGCGCCGCAAGCCCGATGAACTCGCCTCGATCGTCCAGGACCTGACCACGTTGCTGGAGAACGTCACCCAGCAACTGGAGCGCGGCCGCTACCCGGACAAGGTGCACGGCGCGAAGATCGCCGGCATGCTGCGCGCCGTCGCCGACCAACTGGACGTCTGAGCACACCTGCCCGCGGGCGGCCGCACCCGGCCGTCACCCGGGAGGCACGTCACACGAACTGCAACGCATCGGGGCCGAGGGGCGGAACCAGCCCCTCGGCCGCGGCGCGGGTGAGCAGTCCGCGCACCGCGGCGTAGCCGTCCTCGCCGAGGTCGGCGGTGAATTCGTTGACGTACAGCCCGATGTGCTGGTCGGCGACCTTCGGGTCCATCTCCTGGGCATGCTCCAGGACGTACGGCCGGGAGGCCTCGGGGTCGTCCCAGGCCATCAGCACGGAGCTGCGGACCGCCGCCGCCAGCTCGCGCAACGCCCGCTCGCCCAGCGACCGCTTGGCGATGATCGCGCCGAGCGGGATCGGCAGCCCGGTGGTGAGCTCCCAGTGCTCGCCCATGTCGGCCAGGCGGACCAGGCCGTAGTTCTGGTACGTGAAGCGCGCCTCGTGAATGACCAGACCCGCGTCGACCTTGCCGTCGCGCACGGCCGGCATGATCTCGTGGAACGGCAGCACCACGATCTCCCCGACCCCGCCCGGCACCTCGGCCGCCGCCCACAGCCGGAACAGCAGATACGCGGTGGACCGCTCACTGGGCACCGCGACCGTCTTGCCCGCCAGATCCGCGGCCGTCCCCTGCTCCCTGGTCAGCACCAGCGGCCCGCAGCCGCGCCCCAGCGCCCCGCCGCAGGGCAGCAGCACATAGTCGTCGAGCACCCACGGCAGCACCGCGTACGACACCTTCAGCACATCGCCCTCACCGCGCTCGGCCATGCCGTTGGTGATATCGATATCGGCGAAGGTGACCGCCAGCTCCGGGGCGTCCGGGACCCGGCCGTGCGCCAGCGCGTCGAAGACGAAGGTGTCGTTCGGGCACGGCGAGTACGCGATGTTCAGCGGCCGGGTCACGGGGTCCTCCTCAGGGATGGTGCGGAGCCGGAGCGGGCGCCGGAGCCGGTACGGTGGCGGCCGTCAGGGCTCCGGGAAGCGTGCGGAAGGCACCGGTCAGGGCGGTGAGCGCGGGGCCGATGCGCCAGGCGGCGCGGTCGCGCGGGCCGACGGCGTTGGAGACCGTACGGATCTCCAGCACCGGCACGCCGTGCGCGGCGGCCGCCTCGGCGACCCCGAAGCCCTCCATCGCCTCGGCCAGCACCCCGGGGTGACGCGCCGCCAGCTCGTCGGCGCGGGCCGCGCTGCCGGTGACCGTGGAGACGGTCACCACGGTGCCCAGGGCCGCGCCGGCCGCCGCGGCGACGGCCTTGGCCAGCGCCGGGTCGGGGCGGTGCGCCACCGTCCCGAAGCCGAGGTCGGTGACCGGGGTGAAGCCGTCGGGGGTCTCGGCGCCCAGGTCGGCCGCGACGATCGCGTCGGCGACCACCACGGAGCCCAGGGCCGCGCCGGACGCGGCGAAGCCGCCGCCGATACCGGCCGAGACGACCAGGTCGTACGGCGCTGTGGCGAGCGCGGCGGCGGTCAGCGCGGTGGCCGTACCGGCGGCAGCGGCGGCCGGGCCGACACCGGCGGCCAGCACGTCGAGCGCCACCGGCGCACCCGCCGCACGTCGCAGCGCGTACCCGCCGGGCAGCGCCGTCTCGTCGCAGGGTTCTGCCGCGGCGGCCACCGCGTCGCGCTCGGCGGCCACCGCCGTGACGACCAGGACCCGCATCGGCCGGCCCTCCCGTCTCAGCTCTCTCAGTCCTGCTGCTTCAGGGTGAAGTGCCACAGGGTCTTGGGGCCCTCGCCGCCGCCCAGCTCCGCGACCTGGAGGGTGACGTCCTTGCGGTAGGAGGTCTGACCGGTCTGCGGGTTCTGCTGCATGAAGAGGGTGTCCGCGTCGAAGCTGCGGTACGTCTGCTTGCTGGGCGCGCGCATGACGGGGCCGGCACCGATGACGATCCACCCGGACTTGGCGACCTCCGGGTCGACGCCGACGCGCACCTTCTCACCGGGGTGGACGGTGATCGTCTTGCCGCCCTTCTTGGTGATGCAGGTGGCGACGGCCTTCTTGGAGAGGACCTTGCCCCCGCCGTCGCAGCCGGGGGTGGCCTCGGCCTGCACCGTCGTCGAACCGACGGTCACGGTTGCCAGGGATGTCGGCTTCTCGCAGGCGGAGAGGGTGAGGAGACCCAGGGACACGGCACCGATGGCGGCAGCGGCACGGCGGCCCTTGCCCCAGGAGATCAACGCAGCGGTCATACGGGCAGGCTATCTGGCGCCCCAGCTCACGCCACGCCCGGGTACGGCGTGCCGCGTCGCCCGTCGGATGTCAGGCCACCCGGGGGGCCGGCGTACCGCCCCGGCGGGCCGCGCTCAGCAGTCCGCGTACGGCCAGCACCACGCCCAGCGCCACCAGCCCCGCGGCCACCGACATCCCGAGCGGGCCGATCAGCGGCAGCGAAATCCCGATCGCGCCGCCCACCACCCACGACATCTGCAGCGCCGTCTCGGACCGGGCGAACGCGGAGGTGCGCACCCCCTCCGGCACGTCGCGCTGGATCATCGCGTCCAGCGACAGCTTCGCCAGCGCCTGGCACAGCCCCGCGACGGCCGCCGCGGCGGGGACCACGACCACCGCCAGCACCGGGTAGAACACCGCGGCGAGCACCGTCGCGCACAGCGCCAGCCCCAGCATCGCCGCGACGATCGGCTCCGGACCGCGGGCCTTGAGCCAGGCGCCGACCGCCGTCCCCAGTGCGTTTCCGGCACCGGCCGCGACCACCACCAGCCCCAGCGAGGCCGCCGCACCCAGCCCGCCCAGCGGATGCTCGCGCAGCATGAAGGCCAGGAAGAACGTCAGGAAACCGGAGAGCGCCCGCAGCGCGGCATTGGCCTGCAGCCCGTGCAGCACCGACGGCCCGACCGTACGCAGCCCCGGCTTCCGCTTCCCGCCCCCGGCCGGCCGCGCCGAGGCCTCCCGGGACGCCAGCCGGGCCCGGACCTCGCCCTTCGCCGAGTCGACCTTGGGCGGCAGGGAGAACGACAGGACCGTCCCGGCGGCGAACACGGCACACGCCCCGTACAGCGGCCAGCCCGGCCCGAGCAGTTGCAGCCCGGCCCCCGTCGGCGCCGCCACCCCGGTTGCCAGCAGCCCCGCGAGCGTCACCCGCGAATTGGCCTTGACCAGCGAGATCCGCGGGGGCAGCAGCCGCGGCACCACCGCGCTGCGGACCACCCCGTACGCCTTCGACGCCACCAGCACCCCCAGCGCCGCCGGATACAGCTGCAGCCCGCCGGTCGCCACCGCGCCCGACATCGTCAGCGCCAGCAGCGCCCGCGCCAGCATCGCGCCCGCCATCGCCGCCCTGCGGCCGTGCGGCACCCGGTCCAGCAGCGGCCCGACCACCGGCGCGAGCAGGGCGAACGGGGCCATCGTCACAGCCAGATACAACGCCACCCGGCCCCGCGCCTGATCCGTCGGCACCGCGAAGAACACCGTCGAGGCCAGCGCGACGGTGATCATCACGTCGCCCGCGGAGTTCACCGCGTGCAGTTCGATCAGCTTGCCCAGACCCGATTCGCCCGCACCGTGCGCATGCGTGGCGCGCCGCAGCCCCCGCGCCGCGCCGGTGACGGGCCTGCGCAGCGCACGCCCCAGAACCCGGCCCGCCCGGCGGGCCCGGCCGGCCTCGTGCCCGCCCCGGGTCGAGGCGCGCGACACCTGTGACGACTTCCCTGCGGTCCTGGACACCCTCGACACCTTCGACGCCCTTGCGGCAGCCACCTGGTCATAGTGCCCCAACTCGCCCAGGAGAGGGCACTTTCTCCGCATTGGCGCGCGAGG
This portion of the Streptomyces sp. 2114.4 genome encodes:
- a CDS encoding cold-shock protein encodes the protein MPTGKVKWFNSEKGFGFLSRDDGGDVFVHSSVLPDGVAALKPGQRVEFGVVAGQRGDQALTVTLLDPAPSVAAAQRRKPDELASIVQDLTTLLENVTQQLERGRYPDKVHGAKIAGMLRAVADQLDV
- a CDS encoding NUDIX hydrolase, with the protein product MARTEYFDDPEAPEPNSLVVAASAVVTNTGGEVLLQRRRDSGLWALPGGGMEMADSLPGAAVREVKEETGFDVEITGLVGTYTDPRHVIAYSDGEVRRQFNVCFTARITGGSLTISDESTDLRFVPPAEIDILPMHHTQRLRLEHYLRHREHCAPPYLG
- a CDS encoding 1,4-dihydroxy-6-naphthoate synthase produces the protein MTRPLNIAYSPCPNDTFVFDALAHGRVPDAPELAVTFADIDITNGMAERGEGDVLKVSYAVLPWVLDDYVLLPCGGALGRGCGPLVLTREQGTAADLAGKTVAVPSERSTAYLLFRLWAAAEVPGGVGEIVVLPFHEIMPAVRDGKVDAGLVIHEARFTYQNYGLVRLADMGEHWELTTGLPIPLGAIIAKRSLGERALRELAAAVRSSVLMAWDDPEASRPYVLEHAQEMDPKVADQHIGLYVNEFTADLGEDGYAAVRGLLTRAAAEGLVPPLGPDALQFV
- a CDS encoding MFS transporter: MRRKCPLLGELGHYDQVAAARASKVSRVSRTAGKSSQVSRASTRGGHEAGRARRAGRVLGRALRRPVTGAARGLRRATHAHGAGESGLGKLIELHAVNSAGDVMITVALASTVFFAVPTDQARGRVALYLAVTMAPFALLAPVVGPLLDRVPHGRRAAMAGAMLARALLALTMSGAVATGGLQLYPAALGVLVASKAYGVVRSAVVPRLLPPRISLVKANSRVTLAGLLATGVAAPTGAGLQLLGPGWPLYGACAVFAAGTVLSFSLPPKVDSAKGEVRARLASREASARPAGGGKRKPGLRTVGPSVLHGLQANAALRALSGFLTFFLAFMLREHPLGGLGAAASLGLVVVAAGAGNALGTAVGAWLKARGPEPIVAAMLGLALCATVLAAVFYPVLAVVVVPAAAAVAGLCQALAKLSLDAMIQRDVPEGVRTSAFARSETALQMSWVVGGAIGISLPLIGPLGMSVAAGLVALGVVLAVRGLLSAARRGGTPAPRVA
- a CDS encoding helicase C-terminal domain-containing protein, which produces MTGTPRTLAEELRTRTDRGLVGLLRARPDLLNPVPGDVTQLATRAGTRASVVRAVERLDRFVLQTAEALAVAPDPCPYDTLGALMGGDTGDAAVAAELPRAVAELRAQALVWGPDDRLRLVRTARELLSPSAAHPSPTGLGPTVAEAAAGMSPGRLQEIIAAAGLPATHDPVTAVAALSALFSDRARMAALLDTAPAESVAVLDKLLWGPPYGGVTDRPAPHLQWLLDRGLLLPAGARNVVLPREAALHLRAGRAHRTPEPVPPALSPVTERDPQLVDNAAASQAFTALATVEELLKEWDLGGPGVLRAGGMSVRDLKRTATALDTTEQLAAFWLELAYGAGLIASDGEADERFAATPAAEEWLQLPDHERWAVLAAAWLSATRAAGLVGSADAKGRALAALGPHLDRSPAPEVRRRALALLAGLPPGTAVPAAAVRSRLQWERPLRSAGAAGQVPAPATGRTPAGAGAGAGAGAGAGAGAATGAATGAGAGAVEGGVPSAGPAGPAPGPAGSAPADDLRSRLAQWTLTEAELLGVTGRGALSTHGRALIDATSADTTSQSAAASSAAPGAAPPPADTDAAASRAAALLAPLLPEPVDHVLLQADLTAVAPGPLHRPLADALGVLADIESKGGATVYRFTPASVRRALDAGRSAVELQEFLTAHSRTPVPQPLAYLIDDVARKHGRLRVGAATAYVRCDDDALLSEILADRRAATLRLRRLAPTVLAAQTAPDQLLDGLRAMGYAPAAESTAGDVLIARADTYRTPPRTAPTPVPDGPPAPDATLLTAAVRAIRAGDLAATAERKPVRAPAPAAPGALPRTTSAETLATMQAAVLTHSALWIGYVNADGAASQRVIAPVRVEGGFVTAYDHTSDEVRTYPLHRITGVAELADDSV
- a CDS encoding HAD family hydrolase produces the protein MAAHTPTVGLTVGFDLDMTLIDSRPGIKAAYLELSARTGTVIDADLAVSRLGPPLEEEIRQWFPAERVTEIAELYRALYPEYAIAASPALPGAREAIDAVHSAGGRAIVVTAKYEPNAKLHLEHLGLGVDALFGSLWAERKAEALRTHRAPVYVGDHTGDVVGAHTAGALSVAVATGPCDAAELRDAGAEVVLADLTEFPSWLERYVADGGDGAAT
- a CDS encoding futalosine hydrolase encodes the protein MRVLVVTAVAAERDAVAAAAEPCDETALPGGYALRRAAGAPVALDVLAAGVGPAAAAAGTATALTAAALATAPYDLVVSAGIGGGFAASGAALGSVVVADAIVAADLGAETPDGFTPVTDLGFGTVAHRPDPALAKAVAAAAGAALGTVVTVSTVTGSAARADELAARHPGVLAEAMEGFGVAEAAAAHGVPVLEIRTVSNAVGPRDRAAWRIGPALTALTGAFRTLPGALTAATVPAPAPAPAPHHP
- a CDS encoding helix-turn-helix domain-containing protein; this encodes MPNERLRAAMASGGWTHAALAEATEVDTKSVERWVNLGRTPRRTTAFRAAEKLGEDVHALWPSLRQPRAARAVSPELIALYDKRADLPVSVFVDLLSQARERVDVLVYAAVFLHEAYPRLTGLLQERAAEGCTVRIAIGDADSPHVQQRGQEEKFGHGIESRCRLALMHYRPLTGVPGVELRTHATTLYNSIYLADDQALVNSHLWGVNAYAAPVWHLRRSGKGGMYDTYASSFDAVWATATPVQED